A window of the Synchiropus splendidus isolate RoL2022-P1 chromosome 6, RoL_Sspl_1.0, whole genome shotgun sequence genome harbors these coding sequences:
- the gls2b gene encoding glutaminase 2b, protein MHCVKALRLANCVQLLVKHKENVKKKKFPFIQTARARSTSASHSNFHIMNTYSKSPSSGVEDMLFYTITDGKEQIPMSYFIASLKKTGLRPSDPRLRDSMEKLRLAGKDSVGEVMMDRDLFHRFVGGNIVLLIQAFRKKFIIPEFDAFAQEINAIYGKVQKQSEGKVADYIPQLAKFSPELWGVSLCTVDGQRHSVGDTKLPFCLQSCVKPLQYAIAVHEMGTEQVHRYVGMEPSGLKFNMLSLDDEDKPHNPMVNAGAIVISSLIKPRSNKAEKFDYVMEFVKKMAGHKYVGFSNATFQSEKETGDRNFAIGYYMKEKKCFPPGADMIDALDFYFQVQILHASSHEEPLLCSIEVTCESGSILAATLANGGICPITGERVLTAEAVRNTLSLMHSCGMYDFSGQMAFHVGLPAKSGVSGAILLVIPNVMGVMCWSPPLDRVGNSVRGIHFCQELVSLFNFHNYDNLRHFVKKQDPRRQTGDDRNKSVFNLMFAAYSGDVSALRRFALSSMDMDLQDYDSRTALHVAAAEGHIAVVNFLTESCKVDPFMADRWGNLPVDDAMQFGHDEVVRVLKDYQQLFKKQDGECKTAEAPVKLDTIEGMV, encoded by the exons ATGCACTGCGTAAAGGCACTGCGGCTCGCTAACTGCGTCCAGCTGCTGGTCAAACACAAGGaaaatgtgaagaagaagaagttccCTTTCATCCAGACTGCACGTGCGAGATCAACCTCAGCGTCCCACAGCAACTTTCACATCAT GAACACCTATTCCAAGTCTCCCAGTTCTGGAGTGGAAGACATGCTTTTCTACACCATCACAGACGGAAAAGAACAAATTCCCATGTCCTACTTCATCGCG TCGTTGAAGAAGACTGGCCTTCGCCCGTCGGACCCTCGTCTCAGGGACTCCATGGAGAAGCTCCGCCTGGCGGGGAAAGACTCTGTGGGAGAGGTGATGATGGACCGTGACCTTTTCCACAG aTTTGTAGGTGGTAATATCGTCCTGCTGATTcaagctttcaggaagaaattCATCATCCCGGAATTTGATGCCTTTGCTCAAGAAATCAATGCAATTTACGGCAAAGTGCAAAAGCAGAGTGAAGGAAAG GTGGCGGACTACATTCCTCAGCTTGCCAAGTTCAGTCCGGAGCTGTGGGGGGTGTCTTTGTGCACCGTGGACGGCCAAAG ACACTCGGTTGGTGACACCAAGCTGCCCTTCTGCCTGCAGTCGTGCGTGAAGCCCCTTCAATATGCCATCGCCGTCCATGAGATGGGAACAGAGCAGGTCCACAGATATGTCGGAATGGAGCCCAGCGGACTCAAGTTCAACATGCTGTCTCtggatgatgaag ATAAACCTCACAACCCTATGGTAAATGCTGGGGCCATCGTCATCAGTTCTCTTATCAAG CCACGCTCGAATAAGGCAGAGAAGTTCGACTAT GTGATGGAATTTGTGAAAAAGATGGCTGGTCACAAATATGTCGGATTCAGCAATGCCAC GTTTCAGTCTGAAAAAGAAACAGGCGACAGGAATTTTGCCATCGGATACTacatgaaggagaagaag TGTTTTCCTCCAGGGGCAGACATGATCGACGCCCTCGACTTCTACTTCCAGGTTCAGATTCTCCACGCTAGTTCCCATGAGGAACCACTG CTTTGCTCCATAGAAGTGACCTGTGAATCAGGAAGTATTCTGGCTGCCACTCTGGCAAATGGCGGGATTTGTCCCATCACAGGCGAGCGGGTGCTGACAGCAGAGGCCGTCAGGAACACTCTCAGTCTCATGCACTCCTGTGGAATGTACGACTTCTCTGGGCAGATGGCTTTTCAC GTAGGGTTGCCTGCCAAATCTGGAGTGTCAGGTGCGATTCTTCTGGTGATCCCCAACGTGATGGGAGTCATGTGTTGGTCTCCTCCATTGGACCGAGTTGGAAACAGTGTTCGAGGAATTCACTTTTGTCAG GAGCTTGTCTCTCTCTTCAACTTCCACAACTACGACAACCTCAGGCACTTTGTGAAAAAGCAGGACCCCCGCAGGCAGACCGGCGATGACAGG AATAAATCCGTTTTCAACCTGATGTTTGCTGCTTACAGTGGAGATGTGTCGGCCCTGAGAAG GTTCGCGCTGTCTTCCATGGACATGGACCTTCAAGACTACGACTCTCGAACAGCTCTGCATGTTGCTGCAGCAGAAG GTCACATCGCTGTGGTGAATTTTCTTACGGAGTCCTGTAAAGTTGATCCGTTCATGGCGGACAG GTGGGGGAATCTCCCAGTGGACGACGCGATGCAGTTTGGACACGATGAGGTGGTGAGGGTCCTGAAAGACTACCAGCAGCTCTTCAAGAAGCAGGACGGAGAGTGCAAGACTGCAGAAGCACCAGTCAAGCTGGATACCATCGAGGGCATGGTGtaa
- the LOC128760376 gene encoding elastase-1-like, whose translation MFRFLVFTILAAVVLAELEPQPRYLEEDEAEERVVGGEVARANSWPWQISLQYRSGSSYYHTCGGSLVKRGWVMTAAHCVDSSRTWRVVLGDHNINSNEGKEQYMSVSRVYIHPNWNSNNVAGGWDIALLRLSSEATLNNYVQLAALPPANQVLPHKNPCYITGWGRTQTGGQLSAQLKQASLPLVDHKTCTSYGWWGSTVKSSMVCAGGYSESGCQGDSGGPLNCSVGGRWVVHGVTSFVSSSGCNAYQKPTVFTRVSAYISWMNGIMG comes from the exons ATGTTCAGGTTCCTTGTGTTCACGATCCTCGCAGCCGTGG TGCTGGCCGAGCTGGAGCCTCAGCCCAGGTacctggaggaggatgaggctGAGGAGAGAGTTGTCGGAGGAGAGGTGGCTAGAGCCAACTCTTGGCCCTGGCAG ATCTCACTTCAGTACAGATCAGGCAGCAGCTACTACCACACCTGTGGAGGGTCTCTGGTCAAGAGAGGATGGGTCATGACTGCTGCTCACTGTGTGGACAG CTCCAGGACTTGGCGTGTTGTTCTCGGAGATCACAACATCAACAGCAACGAGGGCAAAGAGCAGTACATGAGCGTCAGCCGCGTCTACATCCACCCCAACTGGAACTCCAACAATGTTGCTGGAGG CTGGGACATTGCTCTCCTGCGTCTGTCTTCTGAGGCCACCCTCAACAACTACGTCCAGCTGGCTGCTCTGCCCCCTGCCAACCAGGTCCTGCCCCACAAGAACCCCTGCTACATCACCGGATGGGGACGCACCCAGA CCGGAGGTCAGCTGTCCGCCCAGCTGAAGCAGGCTTCCCTTCCTCTTGTTGACCACAAGACCTGCACCAGCTACGGATGGTGGGGCAGCACTGTCAAGAGCTCCATGGTCTGCGCTGGGGGATACAGCGAGTCTGGTTGCCAG GGCGACTCTGGTGGCCCCCTGAACTGCAGCGTCGGCGGCCGCTGGGTCGTCCATGGCGTGACCAGCTTCGTGTCCTCCTCCGGATGCAACGCCTACCAGAAGCCAACTGtcttcacccgcgtgtccgctTACATCAGCTGGATGAACGGG ATCATGGGTTAG